A section of the Elizabethkingia anophelis R26 genome encodes:
- a CDS encoding MFS transporter produces the protein MHQLPLSSKLRYIFSIPVIISALGYFVDIYDLLLFGIVRIPSLKDLGLNPDADGTFILNCQMIGLLIGGVFWGIFGDKKGRLSVLFGSILVYSLANIACGFLPYFPKTNLVYTYALLRFIAGVGLAGELGAGITLVSESLPKELRAIGTSVVAGFGLMGAVVAQLTVELSGGWNISYIIGGGLGILLLFLRISVSESGIYKNIKHQSVSKGNFLSFFTSKDRLIRYLKCIAVGLPTWYCIGILAVLANQFAPELGIKDINPGKAIMWGYVGISVGDLMSGFISQMLKSRKKAIFYMLLFTITGVGIMLFGNTNTETKYYAFCVWLGLGTGYWAMFVTLAAEQFGTNIRNTATTTVPNMVRGLVPVMILAFDFFKKDFSVIISAAIVGIIVFGLAFYSTLTISETHNIDLDFTE, from the coding sequence ATGCATCAACTTCCGCTATCATCTAAGCTGAGATATATCTTTTCTATTCCGGTTATTATATCAGCATTAGGTTATTTTGTCGATATCTACGATTTATTACTTTTTGGCATTGTAAGGATTCCAAGCTTAAAAGATCTGGGATTGAATCCGGATGCAGATGGAACCTTTATTCTGAATTGCCAAATGATAGGATTGCTAATCGGCGGTGTTTTCTGGGGGATTTTTGGAGATAAAAAAGGAAGGCTTTCCGTTTTGTTCGGTTCTATTCTGGTGTATTCCCTGGCTAATATTGCCTGTGGATTTCTTCCGTATTTTCCTAAGACCAATCTGGTATATACCTATGCATTGTTGCGTTTTATTGCTGGTGTAGGTCTTGCAGGCGAATTGGGAGCCGGAATTACACTGGTATCGGAGAGCCTGCCTAAGGAATTACGTGCAATAGGAACTTCTGTAGTTGCTGGATTTGGTTTAATGGGTGCTGTGGTTGCCCAGTTAACAGTTGAGCTGTCTGGGGGATGGAATATCTCTTATATTATTGGTGGTGGTTTGGGAATTCTGCTTTTATTTTTAAGAATTAGTGTTTCTGAATCGGGGATTTATAAAAATATTAAACATCAGTCTGTATCAAAAGGAAATTTTCTATCATTTTTTACCAGTAAAGACAGATTAATAAGATATCTGAAATGTATAGCTGTAGGGCTGCCAACATGGTATTGTATTGGTATTCTGGCTGTATTAGCCAATCAGTTTGCTCCAGAGTTGGGGATTAAGGATATTAACCCCGGAAAAGCAATTATGTGGGGGTATGTAGGAATTTCGGTTGGAGATCTGATGAGTGGATTTATTTCGCAAATGCTGAAGTCTCGCAAAAAAGCTATTTTCTATATGTTGCTTTTTACTATTACAGGAGTCGGAATAATGCTATTTGGAAATACAAATACGGAAACAAAATATTATGCATTTTGTGTATGGCTGGGGCTTGGAACAGGTTATTGGGCAATGTTTGTTACATTGGCAGCGGAGCAGTTTGGTACCAATATCCGAAATACAGCAACCACTACAGTGCCTAATATGGTAAGAGGTTTGGTTCCGGTAATGATATTGGCTTTTGATTTCTTCAAAAAAGATTTCTCAGTTATTATAAGTGCAGCGATTGTAGGTATTATAGTCTTTGGTCTGGCATTTTACTCAACATTAACCATCTCGGAAACCCACAATATAGATTTAGATTTTACGGAATAA
- a CDS encoding ammonium transporter, protein MKIEKHWVISFVIICIISLGALVGSNTDQINMQNFLPESNINSADTAWILTASGLVLLMTPGLSFFYGGMVGRKNILSTMLQSFISLGVVSLIWIVVGFSLSFGDSLGFEINGIKYGIIGNPFEYFFFDGVSTLPHKSLASTIPFLLFALFQMKFAVITPALITGSFAERVRFISYLLFIVLFSLFIYTPLCHMIWYPDGLLNKYFGVKDFAGGTVVHMSAGFAALAGAMVLGKRKRPHHEPSNTAFVLLGTGMLWFGWFGFNAGSALAANATAALAFGTTTIASASAMMTWIFFDRINGRKVSVLGACIGAVVGLVAITPAAGFVSIRESLFIGFITAIISNTMVNWSKLKQIDDTLDVFACHGIGGIMGMILTAIFAHGENASLLHGGISVFLHHMTALILVSLFSFFGSLLLYKISNAIISLRVSEESEKIGLDLSQHDEQLC, encoded by the coding sequence ATGAAAATTGAGAAACATTGGGTCATTTCTTTTGTTATTATCTGTATTATTTCGTTGGGCGCATTAGTCGGAAGCAATACAGATCAAATTAATATGCAAAACTTTTTACCAGAGAGTAATATTAATAGTGCAGATACTGCTTGGATACTAACCGCATCGGGATTAGTTCTGTTAATGACTCCCGGACTTTCTTTCTTTTATGGTGGCATGGTAGGCAGAAAAAATATACTTTCCACTATGCTGCAAAGTTTTATTTCTCTTGGAGTAGTATCACTTATTTGGATTGTGGTAGGATTTTCTCTGTCTTTCGGTGACTCTTTAGGTTTTGAAATCAATGGTATAAAATATGGCATCATAGGAAACCCTTTCGAGTATTTTTTCTTTGATGGTGTAAGCACTTTACCACATAAAAGCCTTGCCTCTACAATTCCATTTCTGCTATTTGCATTATTCCAGATGAAATTTGCCGTTATCACTCCTGCATTGATTACCGGATCCTTTGCTGAAAGAGTTCGTTTCATTTCATATCTACTCTTCATTGTCCTTTTCAGTCTATTTATCTACACACCATTGTGTCACATGATCTGGTATCCGGATGGACTATTGAACAAATACTTTGGTGTAAAAGACTTTGCCGGAGGCACTGTTGTCCATATGAGTGCAGGCTTCGCAGCCCTTGCCGGCGCAATGGTTTTAGGAAAAAGAAAAAGACCACATCACGAGCCTTCCAATACTGCTTTTGTATTACTTGGAACAGGGATGTTATGGTTTGGATGGTTTGGTTTCAATGCCGGATCCGCACTGGCTGCTAACGCCACAGCAGCTTTAGCTTTTGGCACTACTACTATTGCCTCAGCATCTGCAATGATGACCTGGATATTCTTTGACCGCATAAACGGAAGAAAAGTATCTGTATTAGGAGCTTGTATTGGAGCCGTTGTAGGGCTGGTAGCCATAACACCTGCTGCAGGCTTTGTAAGTATCCGTGAAAGCTTATTTATAGGCTTTATTACAGCAATAATATCTAATACTATGGTTAACTGGAGCAAACTAAAACAAATTGACGATACACTCGATGTATTTGCCTGTCACGGTATTGGCGGAATTATGGGAATGATACTGACAGCTATTTTCGCACATGGTGAAAACGCAAGTTTATTACATGGTGGAATCAGCGTTTTCCTGCATCATATGACAGCTCTAATACTTGTATCCTTATTCTCTTTCTTTGGCTCTCTTTTACTGTACAAAATATCAAATGCCATAATATCACTAAGGGTATCCGAGGAATCAGAAAAAATTGGCCTGGACCTCTCACAACACGACGAACAACTTTGCTAA
- a CDS encoding EamA family transporter gives MEKKNILKGVLFVGVGASIYGMLATFVKLAYNDGYTTAEVTTSQFMWGIIGLLILNVIQTVASKKELPAPKKGDIRKLMLAGTSLGGTSLFYYLSVQYINVSIAIVLLMQSVWFSVVVESFINKKLPTARKVLATIIVLVGTVLATNLINMDVKLDVRGVFWGLMAAASYTLTMFTSNTIATYLPAFRKSFIQLLGGAVIVFIFLFFSQIGPLHFDALKGIYMHFSSNMEGIRPFDYSILWTYGLFLAVFGTILPPILFNIGFPNSGLGLGSIVSSLELPVSVTMAFVLLGEEVLLIQWTGIALILFAIVLMNLPSRKKEQVLA, from the coding sequence ATGGAGAAGAAAAATATACTGAAGGGTGTTTTATTTGTCGGAGTAGGAGCGAGTATCTACGGGATGCTGGCAACTTTTGTTAAACTGGCATATAATGATGGTTATACAACAGCAGAAGTTACTACTTCACAGTTTATGTGGGGAATTATTGGGCTTTTGATTCTGAATGTTATTCAGACTGTAGCGTCAAAGAAAGAGCTTCCGGCGCCTAAAAAGGGAGATATAAGAAAACTAATGCTTGCCGGAACTTCTCTGGGAGGGACGAGTCTTTTCTATTATCTTTCAGTACAATATATTAATGTTTCTATTGCAATTGTATTATTAATGCAATCGGTGTGGTTTAGTGTAGTTGTAGAGAGTTTTATAAATAAGAAATTACCTACAGCCCGTAAAGTGCTGGCAACTATTATTGTACTTGTAGGAACCGTTTTGGCAACCAATCTTATTAATATGGATGTAAAACTGGATGTAAGAGGTGTATTTTGGGGGCTTATGGCGGCTGCGTCTTATACGCTTACCATGTTTACTTCTAACACAATTGCAACATATCTGCCTGCATTTCGTAAGAGTTTTATACAGCTGTTAGGGGGTGCAGTTATAGTTTTTATTTTCCTGTTTTTCTCCCAGATAGGGCCGTTGCATTTTGATGCCTTAAAAGGGATTTATATGCATTTTAGCAGTAATATGGAAGGAATTCGCCCGTTCGATTATTCTATACTATGGACTTATGGGTTGTTTTTAGCTGTTTTCGGAACAATTTTGCCGCCTATTTTATTTAATATAGGCTTTCCGAATTCAGGACTGGGGTTGGGAAGTATTGTATCCTCTCTGGAACTTCCTGTTTCTGTTACTATGGCTTTTGTTCTGTTAGGCGAAGAGGTATTGCTTATTCAATGGACAGGTATTGCGCTTATACTTTTTGCAATTGTGCTGATGAATTTGCCTTCTCGTAAAAAAGAACAGGTATTGGCATAG